The stretch of DNA TGTTAAAAACAGAAGGATTAAGACAATATTATATAGATCGGCCTTGCCCATCCAGGCGCTTAATAGGGAATAAAGGATCCATAGTGGATATCCCGCAATGTTTAGCCATTTTCTTATTGGATTGACTCTAACATATTTTTTTAATTCCTGATCATGAAGGACAGATTTTCTCCATTTTTTAAAAGTCTGATGAAATTTTTTTTCAGCTTGTTTATACTCTTTTTCTAAACGCCAGTTTTTCTGCCTTTCTGTTTTTGTTGGAAAAGGGAGCTGATCCAAGGAGAAGCTTTTTTTACCTGTATTATCTATTGTAAATAACCAGTCAATAATGTCTCTCTCATAATGTCTTAGCTTCTGTTCATCCTTTAAAAGGGTAAAGTGATAAGTGTGATCTGGTGCCTCTTCATCCTCCAAATAAGAAGCTCTAGCTAATGTGTGTTCCATTGAAATAATCCCGCTTTGGTGGAGACGGAATAAAGAACTGATTATGTCACTATGCTGCAGCTGACTTTTGCGATGAAGGACAGCAAGGGTAAATGAATCCATCTCCCCAAGATTAGCGATTGGAACGCCTTTATGAAATAACCGATAAAGCCTTCTTGGATAGAAGATTGTTATGAATAATAAGAGGATAGCCATTCCTAAAAATACATCATTAATATTTTCAACAACTGGCTCCCAGCGGCTTCTCTTTGCAAACCATTTTTGATAAGCCTCTTCTTCACTTAAAAAGGTTGAAAGCATAGGTTCCTTTTCTGTAAAACTTGCATTTTTTAAGAAATCTTCAGGAAAAAGATAGCGAATTTCTACTGTTTTCTCTGCTGGTAAAAGTTTATTTTCGTAAATAAACCCATACTGCGAAGACTTTTTGAGGCTTCCGCCAGTTAAGTCATGTAAGAAGGCTTGGCCTTTTAATGTTGTGGACAGGTCGTGATAAAGAGCCATTCGAATTGTTAAATGATGCAAATCGGATTCATTCATTTCATCGAAAAAACGCCAGTAAAATTGCCCAGTATCTTCATATTTAGTTGCTGCACCCTCAATCAAATAACGATAAAAAACCTTTTTCGTTTCATCTTTGGAGGCTGTATGAACCTTATAGGTTAAGTCTTCCCTTTCCACCTTTAATGGCTTTAACGTTTTCGGGTCATAATTTAATAGCTTCATATCTTTTGGAGCGAGATATCCTTCAAAAAATTTAACACCTTGATGATCATCATTTCCTATCGTTCGAGTCGTTCCATTAAATTCGCCTTCAAAATGATAAGTAAATAGTTCCTCGACATATAAGTCACCATTATCTAGTAAAAAAGCATGGATATCTACCTGATCAATTGAGAAGGATTCTGCCTCCGCTAGCATCGGATGAAATAATAATACAATCACTAATAAGCAAAAAATCGAATAAGTGAGCTTCAACCGACATTCCCTCCAATTTCCAATTTTTATAAAATTTATTATAAAGTAATGAAGAGCTTGTGAATATGCACAAAACCATTTTGAATCTTTATTCCTAAATTCGGAAGTTCTGTTCTATCTTTTATCCTAAATATTACAATTGAGTTCTTGTTACTTATTTACTATTTTAGTAAATTTAATAAAAATAAATGGAAAATGGAGTAAAATTGAACGTGTGACACGAAGTATCTGTCATTACAGGAAAAAAATAGTGAAATATTCATAGAATCTATAGCTAAATCAAAAGCGTAAATAAACAAAAATATTATATTTATTGAGGTGATACTATGATTAAACGTGCTATTACGGTGACGAGTATTTTACTGCTATTCCTTACAGGCTGCTCTGACAAGAAGGACGTCAGCAAAGAGAAGCCAGAAGCAGAGACAGACGTAGAAGCAGTGACAGCACCGCAAAAGAAAGAAGAAAACAAGCAGCCGGAAGTGAAGGAAGAAACGGCATTAACAGAAATAGAGGCAGTGAAAATACCTGCTACAATTGAGGAATTTGCAAGCTCGATGTCGGGGCAATTAACGAAGGATTTTCCATACGATAAAGAAACAGCATCATGGCCAAGTACGAACACATTAAAAGGAATAGAGGATGAATTAACTGAGCATTTACGTGCTGCAGCAAAAGCAACGGGTGATACCGATATTCTATTTAAATCTTTCATTTATTACTTAGGAAACAGTGCATACGATGAGGTTGTTCCTGAGCTCATGGCATTTAAACCACAGTTTGATGAGCCGTACTTGCCTGAACCTGAGGAAGTATCAGAAAACAAAGCTATTCAAGAGAAAGCAGCTCCTTCAAAGGCAATTATCATGCTAGATGCCAGCTCGAGTATGCTGCTTAACGTAGACGGAGAACAGAAAATGAAAATTGCCAAAAGTGCTGTTCGCAGCTTCGCTAAAACAATTGGCGCAACGAGTGAGGTTTCGCTTTATGTTTATGGACACGCTGGGTCACAGGAAAATAAGGATAAGCAATTATCGTGCTCAAAGATAGAAGAGGTGTATCCATTACAAAAATATCACGAAGAAAACTTTTATAAAGCAGTTGATGGCGTTGAGGCTAAAGGCTGGACGCCTTTAGCAGGAGCTCTTAATAAAGCAAATGAAGTCAGTCAATCAATGGATGGAGATATAACACTATATATTGTGAGTGATGGCGCTGAGACATGTGATGGGAATCCCGTTGAAGAAGCAAAACAATTTGTTCAAGGTGAAGAGAATCGCAAAGTAAATATTATCGGATTTGATGTGGATGAAAAACATGAGAATCAATTAAAAGCTGTTGCGGAGGCAGGTCAAGGCGAGTATTTCTCAGCAAAGAATACAGAGGAGCTAAAGAATACAGTTATCCAAAAATGGGTACCTCCAGGCATGATCGAAATTATGGGGAAGCAATGGGCCTCTCCAAAGGGGACATTTGCAATATTTTGGCAGGATATGGATGTTGATAAAATGTCTCAGAAAATTTCTTATGCAATCAATGTAGAACAAGGCAGGTTCAGGGATGCAGCTAATGTGATGCTAATAGAGAAAATGATTACTGAGGAACAAAAAGATAGGTTAATAAACAAAATTGAGGAGCATAAGGAAAAATTGGAACAGCTTAATGGGCAATTAAAAGAGCAAAAGAAAATGGAAATTGATGCTGAGGTCAATCGAATTGATCAGAAAATCAATGATTGGGCAAAACGGATGGAGCTCTTGCGAGAGGAAAATAAAAAATAATAAATAAGGAGGACAGGATAAGGGGGATATATAGAAGTGGAAATGGTTTGTGTTTTCACATAAATATAGGCATATAATGAGATGAAAACAGAAATACTGGGGGAAATCATGAAGAGAACAGCAGAGTTTGTATTAGGCCTAGTAGGTGGAATTATTGGCATCCTTGTAGCACTTTCAGCATTATTTGTTGCATTTATCGGCTTTTTGGCCGATGATGCAGGGGCTGCAACGGTGATTGTAATCATTGCATTTATTTTTTTAATTATTCAAGTGGCTGCACTTATTATGAGCTGCCTTGTGAATCGGATGGACCATAAGCTTTTTGGGGGATTAATGATTACGTGTGGGATCCTATCGTTCCCGGTCTCAATCTTCCTTATGTTTATTCCAAGCGTTCTTTACATCATATCCGGTGCGCTTGGTTTGCGAGTACTTGAAGCAGAACCAAAGTCCATGGAATTAGACACCTACTAATGTAAAAATGGAATCTCCGAAAAAAATTTTCAGAGACTCCATTTTTTTTAGGAGCTAGAAATATTCAAATGATTGTACGAAAGAGAAAATGAATTTATATAAGGTACTGCTTGGCTTTTCTAATGAGTTCAGCCAATTATGTTGACCTTACATTAATGAATCCATTTTTAATAATGTAAAAGTTTAGAAGAATATTACAGGAATTTGACAGAATATATCGAATTAAATAGAAGGAGACAGCTAGCAGTAAAAAAATTGCTAGTATAAGTATTTTTATAGATTACAGGAGGTATTATATGAATCGAAATTACATGCATCCTATGATAGAGAAAGTAATAAGCAATATTGAAAAAGTCATGATCGGGAAACGAAATGTTGCGGAATTGAGCATAATCGCTTTACTGGCTGAAGGGCATGTATTACTAGAAGATGTTCCGGGTGTTGGAAAAACAATGATGGTCCGCGCACTTGCGAAATCTGTTGGGGCAAATTTCAGAAGAATTCAGTTTACTCCGGATTTGCTGCCGTCAGATGTAACAGGTGTTTCCATATATAATCCGAAGGAAATGGAGTTCCAGTTCAGACCAGGGCCAATTATGGGGAATATTATTTTAGCGGATGAAATCAACCGAACTTCTCCGAAAACACAATCTGCTCTCCTTGAAGGGATGGAGGAAAGCAGTGTAACCATTGATGGGGTCACTCATCGTTTAGAAAAACCGTTTTTCGTTATGGCGACCCAGAACCCAATTGAATATGAGGGTACATATCCTCTCCCAGAGGCGCAATTAGATCGATTTTTATTAAAAATGAAAATGGGTTACCCGGACATGAAGGAGGAAATTGAAGTATTGGACCGAGCCCAAAAGGTCCGGCCAATTGATGATTTGGAGCCTGTTATTGATTTAATGGAATTAAGAGATTTGCAGGCACAAATAAAAGAAGTGCATGTAGATGATACGATAAAACGTTATATTGTTGACCTCGCTAACCGGACGAGAACACATGCTAGTGTTTATCTTGGGGTAAGTCCAAGGGGTTCGATTGCTTTAATGAAGGCCGCGCAAGCATATGCATTTATGTATGGCAGGGACTATGTTCTCCCAGATGATATTCAGTATTTAACTGGACCTGTGTTTGTACATCGGATTATTTTAAAATCTGAGGCTAAGTTTGAAGGGATTTCTGCAGAAGATGTTGTAAACCGAGTTATAGCAAGGACTCCGGTTCCAGTACAAAGGTATGTGAAGTAGGATGAGGAGCATACTCTCAGTATTGAAAAAGGTATGGAAATTAATTGTTCTGTTCCTATTAATCGGGATTACCTTTTCCTATGCTATGTTTCAGGGGGGATTTGTAAGCTGGTTTTTATTTTATAGCTTTCTCCCGTTTGCTATATATGCGCTGTCCCTTTCCTTTTACCCGCTTACTCATTTTCAAGCCGTACGTGTTTTCCAAAAAACTGAATTTAATGCGGGTGAAACATTAAAGGTTTCTATTACTATAAGTAGGAAATCAGTGTTTCCATTATTCTTTTTAGTCATTGAAGATTGTCTTAGTGATCAGCTCCTATTATTACAAGAAAGGAATAAGACGAAGGCATTCTTGTTTCCTGGCTTTCAAAAGGAGATCACTTGGGAGTATCAAGTCAATGATTTGCAGAGAGGAGAGCATTTTTTTCAGTATGTGAGGCTGAAAAGCGGGGATCCACTAGGGTTAATTGAAAAAGAAATACTAGTTCAAACAGACAATAAAATAATTGTTTATCCTGCCTATGAAGAACTCATATACAGACCGCTGGAAAACCATTTTGATCAAGGAATGACTGCGTCAAAAGAGCGTGTTCAAAGGGATACTTCAATGGCGATTGGGATTAGGGAGTACCAGCCTGGGGATCGTTTTTCATGGATTAACTGGAAGGCGACAGCGAAGCGGAATGAAATTATGACGAAGGAATTCGAACAGCGGCAATCCCATGACGTATATATTCTAATGGATTGTGCACCGAATAGTCGTTTCGAGACCATCGTTTCCTTCTCTGCTTCCATTATTCGAGCGATCCTTCAAAAAGGAGCTCAGGTTGGTTTTCTTTCTTCTGCATCTGAGCGGGTAGCTTTTCCAATTAGGGGAGGGGAAGGTCAGCAGCTGCAATTATTTTATCATCTTGCCAAGGTAAAAGATAATAGTCCTGTTTCGATTGACCGAGTCCTTGAAGTAGAAGGATTCTTACTTCAGCAAAATAACCTCATGGTCGTTACTGGACAATTGACTAGAAGCTTAATTGAAAAAGCAGGTTTACTTACATCTAAAAATAACGCAGTCACGATTTTTATCCTTAAGAATGAGGCGGAAATTCTCTCACAAAATGAGCTTGCCCTAATGTCCGCTGCCAATTCAAGAGGTTTGCGCATTGTTTTAGTTCATAAAGGGGATTTTAAAGCAGTGTTTTCGGAGGTGGCCAGAAGATGACTTCCCGAAAGGTTCCAAAGGATTTAGCCAGCTTTCTATTATATGCTTTTGGCTTCCTGCTGCTTTGGGAGTGGTTAAGACCGCTCGAACAGCTAACAGATACATCGAATATTATTATATTTATTCTTTTTATTATCGTTTCCCTATTCTTGTCTTATATAGGGGCACCTCTATTTATTAGTAGTTTTATTAAATGTGTGTTTATTGTCTTTGCCATACACTTTTTATACTTTGAGGGCTCTTTTTTTCAAACAGAATGGGTATCTCTGTTCATTAAGGATCTTCTGGAGAACATCGGAGTAGTCGTAGAGAGAGATTGGTCTAATTTGAGCAATATCTTTAGAAGCTTATTATTTTTTGTGCTTCTATGGTTATTGGCGTATTTAATTCAATATTGGCTGATTGCCAGAAGACAAATTTTTATCTTTTTCTTCATGACATTAATTTATATTACGGTTCTTGACACATTCAGTCCGTATGAAGCAGGAGCAGCAATAATAAGAACGGTTATATCTGGCTTTGCGATTATGGGTATGCTGACTTTTTACAGGCTTCTTGATAAAGAATTTGTACAAAAAAAGCCTACATTATCCCGAAAATGGATGATCCCTTTAACGATTATGATAGTTATAAGTGTTAGTTTTGGACTAGCTGCTCCAAAGGCAGAACCGATATGGCCAGACCCTGTTCCATTTTTTAAATCGTATGGAAAGGGAAGTGGAGGCGAGGGCGGCGGTGTTCGCAGTATTGGGTACGACGAGGATGATTCACGGCTTGGCGGGCCATTCATAGGGAATGATCAGCTTGTGTTTACAGCTCAGGTGGAGTCTCGTCATTATTGGAAGGTAGAAACAAAGGATATTTATACTGGTAAAGGGTGGGATACATCAGGATCTAGGGAATATAGATCTCCATTTACTGGAGAAGACGAAGTTCCTATCTTTTCGTTTTTTGAACATGATGGGGTGGAAAAAGAAGAGGAGAGAAGTATTCTAAATGCTAATATCCATGACAGGTATATTGTTTATCCTTTAGGAATTAAGAGAATTGATACACCTCTCCATCCTAACAGTACTTATTCATTGGAAAATTATACTGAAAAAATTCATTCCGCTTCGATTTTTAATTATTCCGTTGTTTTTGATGCACCGAAGTTCAGTGTAACTGCTCTAATGAAAGCAAGTGAAGGGGCAGCGATAGAAAGTGAGTTACTTGATCGATACACACAGCTTCCTGAAGAACTACCCCAAAGAGTTCGAGACTTGGCATTAGAAATAACTGCTGGAAAGAACACTTGGTACGAAAAAGCAAAAGCATTAGAAGACTATTTAAAGGGCTCCAATTTTACTTATGACCAAAAAGAGGTTGCTATCCCTGGTCCAGAAGATGATTATGTCGATCAGTTTTTATTTGATACGCAAATAGGATATTGTGATAACTTCTCTACGTCAATGGTTATCATGGCTAGATCGCTTGGGATTCCTACAAGATGGGTCAAAGGATATACAGAAGGGGAATATAAGGGACAGGCTGAAAACAACCGTAAAATTTTTGAAGTGACGAACAATAATGCCCATTCATGGGTAGAAGTGTTTTTCCCTGGTATTGGCTGGGTTCCGTTTGAACCAACGAAAAGCTTTTCAAATAGTGTTCAATTTAATTATGATTATTCTACCCAAAGTAATTCTCAGACTCCGTTAGAACAGCCAAAAAGTGAAGTGAAGGACAAGCCGGATCTATTAGAAGAAAAAGAAGAGAAAGCGTCCACTTCCTTTTCTTTTAAAAAGCTTATCAGTTCATTTAAGGTGTTTTGGGAGAAAAAATGGAAGTGGCTAGTAGGATTTATAATCGCATTAATTGTCTTGGCTTTTGTCATTTATCGTGTCCGTGGTAAATGGCTTCCCTACTACTTAGCTTTAAGATATAAATGGTCGAAGAAGGATGATAACTTCCAGCGGGCTTATTTACTATTATTACGTGAACTGAAACGCTACGGCTTGCCGCGAAAAGAAGGGCAAACATTAAGAGATTATGCAGAATACGTTGATCGTTTCTTTTCGACTACTGAAATGACCCGATTAACTGCCCGTTATGAGAAATTAATTTATCGAGGCGAATTAAATGAGGGAAGCTGGAAAGAGACAAAGAAATTGTGGGAAAATTTAATCAAAAAAACAATCGCTTGACCGGAAAAAAGACCTGTTGTTAAAATAGGTTCATTAGTGAACGAGCTATATTTAACGTAATTTTCAATCGTTCTTAAGTTAAATAATAAATTGAATGCAAATGACTTCATATATCCTCGATAATATGGTTCGAAAGTTTCTACCAGATCACCGTAAATGATTTGACTATGAAGGCAGATAATTCTGTTGTTTTATATTTATAAAAACTAGAATCTCTGCCTTCACCATTTTTATTTGGGGAGGGGATTCTGGTTTTTTCTTTTTATCGCAGATTAACGGGCAGTAAGACCCCCACTTCAAGGTTGCGAGAGAATCAAAGAAACCTAAGTGGGGGATCAACTGCCCGTAAAGGCCCGATTGGTTCAACTAACCATCAGTGGGGGATGATAGAGAACCCCCACTGATGGAAGTTTCACTTTATGAAGTATGTTTTTGCATTCAAATGGAGATTGTAAATGCGTTAATATTTATGAAACTGTGAACACTATGCATAATCATATGCATTCAAATAACTTAATGGGGTGAACTTACGTGACGGCGAAACCAGAAATGCAAGGTCAAGAAATGATTGTTGTTTTAGATTTTGGAAGTCAGTATAACCAGTTAATTACACGAAGAATTAGAGAGTTTGGTGTTTATAGTGAATTGCATCCTCATACGATTACCGCTGAGGAAATTAAAAAGATGAATCCTAAAGGAATCATTTTTTCTGGCGGTCCTAACAGCGTATACGAGGAAGGTGCTTTTCGCTGTGACGAGGAAATTTTCGAGCTTGGCTTGCCTATTTTCGGTATTTGCTATGGAATGCAATTAATGACGATGCATTTCGGTGGTAAGGTAGAAAAGGCGAAACATCGTGAATATGGTAAAGCAGAGATTAAAATTGAAAATCAATCAAAGCTATTTGCTGATTTACCGACTGTACAAACGGTTTGGATGAGTCATGGTGATTTAGTTGTTGAAGCTCCTCAAGGATTTACTGTCGATGGAATAAATCCTTCATGTCCGATTGCTGCCATGAGTAATGAAGAACGTAGTATGTATGCTGTTCAATTCCATCCAGAAGTTCTACACTCTGTATATGGAAATGATATTCTGAAGAATTTTGTTTTCGGTGTATGTGAGTGTAAAGGCGATTGGTCGATGGAGAATTTTATTGAAGTTGAAATGGAAAAAATCCGTCAAACTGTTGGAGATAAAAAAGTACTTTGCGCTTTAAGCGGCGGTGTTGATTCCTCCGTGGTAGCTGTACTTATTCATAAAGCCATTGGTGATCAGTTAACATGTATCTTTGTTGATCATGGTCTGCTTCGTAAAGAGGAAGCAGAAGGTGTTATGAAGACTTTTGCAGAAGGCTTCCATATGAATGTCATTAAGGTTGACGCACAAGAGCGCTTCTTAAGTAAGCTAAAGGGCGTAGCTGATCCAGAACAGAAGCGTAAGATTATTGGAAATGAATTTATTTATGTCTTTGATGATGAGGCAGCTAAGCTTGAGGGTATTGAGTTTTTAGCGCAAGGAACACTTTATACAGATATTATCGAAAGCGGCACAGCGACTGCTCAAACAATCAAGTCCCATCATAATGTGGGCGGACTTCCAGAAGATATGCAATTTACGTTAATTGAGCCATTAAACACTTTATTTAAAGATGAAGTAAGAGCATTAGGAACAGAGCTAGGAATTCCAGATGAAATTGTTTGGAGACAACCATTCCCAGGTCCTGGTCTAGGTATCCGTGTTCTTGGAGAAATCTCTGATGATAAACTTGAAATCGTTCGTGAATCAGATTTTATTTTACGCGACGAAATCAAAAAGGCAGGACTTGACCGTGATGTATGGCAATATTTCACTGTACTGCCTAACATCAGAAGTGTAGGCGTTATGGGAGATGCTCGTACTTATGACTACACGATCGGCATACGTGCCGTAACTTCCATTGATGGAATGACATCTGACTGGGCAAGAATTCCTTGGGATGTACTTGAAGTTATTTCATCGCGAATTGTAAACGAAGTAGCTCATGTAAACCGTGTTGTGTACGATATTACAAGCAAGCCGCCAGCTACAATTGAGTGGGAGTAATAATAAAATACGAACAATACAAAAAACGGACATAATAATGTTCGTTTTTTGTATTGACGGACTTTTGTCCTACTGGTAAAATAAAAGTGAATTAAATATTGTTATATTACGTCGTATAATGTTGGGGATATGGCCCAAAAGTTTCTACCGAGCTACCGGAAATAGCTTGACTACGAGGTAAGTGTAATAGAATCGGGTATTGTTAACTGTCCTTATTAATTCTAATTTTCCCGTTTACTACTGCGCAGCCTCAACGTCAACGTTCCGGATAATGTCTGGAGCGTTTTTTTGTGCTTAGTGAAATTTAAAGTAACAAACCTTTTCTAGGAGGAAAAAAGATGAAAAAGTATTTCCAGTTTGAAGAACTTGGAACAAACTATCGCAGAGAATTTTTAGGTGGTCTAACTACATTTTTGGCAATGGCCTATATTTTGGTTGTCAATCCGATGACTTTAACTCTTCAAACAGTACCAGACTTTCCAGATTCACTACGAATGGATTATGGTGCAGTGTTTGTTGCAACTGCATTATCTGCTGCTGTAGGTTCTATCATTATGGGACTAGTAGCAAAGTATCCATTAAGTCTTGCGCCGGGGCTTGGATTAAATGCGTTCTTTGCTTATACTGTTGTACTAGTTAATGGAAGCCCGTGGCAGCATGCACTAGCAGCAGTTTTTATTTCAGGAGTATTCTTTTTACTTTTAACCCTTACTGGGCTTCGTGAAAAATTAATAAATGCCATTCCGATTGAGTTAAAATTAGCAGTTGGGGCGGGAATTGGAATATTTATTGCATTTATCGGACTGCAAAATGCAGGAATTATCGTCAATAATGATGCTACGCTTGTAGGCTTAGGAGACTTTACTAACGGCAATACATTACTAGCTATCTTCGGCTTAATTGTTACTGTTATTTTGATGGTGAAGGGAATTAAAGGCGGCGTATTTTATGGAATGGTTATCACCACAATAGTAGGTATGGTCTTCCAATTAATCGAGGTTCCTACTCAAGTTGTAGATAAGGTTCCAAGTCTTGAACCAACTTTCGGTGCTTTATTTTCCTCTTTTGGAGACAGTTCATTTTATACAACAACAATGCTTGGAGTTATATTAACCTTTTTATTTGTAGATTTTTTTGATAATGCAGGAACATTAGTTGCTGTTGCAAACCAAGCAGGATTTGTGAAAGATAATAAACTGCCACGTGCAGGAAAAGCGCTTATTTCGGATTCGATTGCTACAATTGCTGGATCGATTTTTGGAACATCAACGGTCACTTCCTTTGTAGAATCTTCTGCAGGGGTAGCTGCTGGAGCAAGAACGGGATTTGCTTCACTTGTTACTGCGGCACTTTTTATTCTTTCTATATTCTTCTACCCATTATTATCTGTAATCACACCACCAGTTACTGCACCTGCATTAATAATTGTTGGAGTATTAATGGTTTCATCTTTAGGGAAGATTGATTGGTCGAAATTCGAGATTGCCGTTCCATCATTTTTTACGATGATTGCAATGCCGCTTACTTATAGTATTGCAACAGGAATCGCAGTTGGATTTATCTTTTATCCAATTACAATGATCGTAAAAGGACGTACGAAAGAAATCCATCCAATCATGTATTTCTTCTTTGTTATATTTGTTCTTTACTTCATTTTCTTATAATATCTTGCAAAGCTTCAGTGCCTATGAATAGGTTCCTGAAGCTTTTTTCATTTATCCAAAGCATATGAATCGCCTTACTCATGTGTGGCCGGGTTTTTATTGGTTAAAATTGGAGAGAGGAAACATAAATAAATTTCACGTTTTTTGTTGACGCCTATATGTAGGCGGTGGTATTATATAAAAACAGTCGCTGACATGTTAACAACATTTTGATAGTAAAAAAAGTTGTTGACACCGCGATTTAAAAATGATATATTAATAAAGTCGCTTCTGAGCGATAATATTGATAGAAACATTGTTCTTTGAAAACTGAACGAACAAAAACGTCAACGTTTATTTTTTAGTCTTTTTATTAAAAAGACACTATGAGCTAATCAACTCACAATTTATTGGAGAGTTTGATCCTGGCTCAGGACGAACGCTGGCGGCGTGCCTAATACATGCAAGTCGAGCGGACTTGTGAGAGCTTGCTCTCGCAAGTTAGCGGCGGACGGGTGAGTAACACGTGGGCAACCTGCCTGTAAGACTGGGATAACTTCGGGAAACCGGAGCTAATACCGGATAATTCTTTCCTACACATGTAGGGAAGCTGAAAGATGGCTTCGGCTATCACTTACAGATGGGCCCGCGGCGCATTAGCTAGTTGGTGAGGTAACGGCTCACCAAGGCAACGATGCGTAGCCGACCTGAGAGGGTGATCGGCCACACTGGGACTGAGACACGGCCCAGACTCCTACGGGAGGCAGCAGTAGGGAATCTTCCGCAATGGACGAAAGTCTGACGGAGCAACGCCGCGTGAGTGATGAAGGTTTTCGGATCGTAAAACTCTGTTGTTAGGGAAGAACAAGTACCGTTCGAATAGGGCGGTACCTTGACGGTACCTAACCAGAAAGCCACGGCTAACTACGTGCCAGCAGCCGCGGTAATACGTAGGTGGCAAGCGTTGTCCGGAATTATTGGGCGTAAAGCGCGCGCAGGTGGTTCCTTAAGTCTGATGTGAAAGCCCACGGCTCAACCGTGGAGGGTCATTGGAAACTGGGGAACTTGAGTGCAGAAGAGGAAAGTGGAATTCCACGTGTAGCGGTGAAATGCGTAGAGATGTGGAGGAACACCAGTGGCGAAGGCGACTTTCTGGTCTGTAACTGACACTGAGGCGCGAAAGCGTGGGGAGCGAACAGGATTAGATACCCTGGTAGTCCACGCCGTAAACGATGAGTGCTAAGTGTTAGGGGGTTTCCG from Cytobacillus dafuensis encodes:
- a CDS encoding AAA family ATPase, which produces MNRNYMHPMIEKVISNIEKVMIGKRNVAELSIIALLAEGHVLLEDVPGVGKTMMVRALAKSVGANFRRIQFTPDLLPSDVTGVSIYNPKEMEFQFRPGPIMGNIILADEINRTSPKTQSALLEGMEESSVTIDGVTHRLEKPFFVMATQNPIEYEGTYPLPEAQLDRFLLKMKMGYPDMKEEIEVLDRAQKVRPIDDLEPVIDLMELRDLQAQIKEVHVDDTIKRYIVDLANRTRTHASVYLGVSPRGSIALMKAAQAYAFMYGRDYVLPDDIQYLTGPVFVHRIILKSEAKFEGISAEDVVNRVIARTPVPVQRYVK
- a CDS encoding DUF58 domain-containing protein; its protein translation is MRSILSVLKKVWKLIVLFLLIGITFSYAMFQGGFVSWFLFYSFLPFAIYALSLSFYPLTHFQAVRVFQKTEFNAGETLKVSITISRKSVFPLFFLVIEDCLSDQLLLLQERNKTKAFLFPGFQKEITWEYQVNDLQRGEHFFQYVRLKSGDPLGLIEKEILVQTDNKIIVYPAYEELIYRPLENHFDQGMTASKERVQRDTSMAIGIREYQPGDRFSWINWKATAKRNEIMTKEFEQRQSHDVYILMDCAPNSRFETIVSFSASIIRAILQKGAQVGFLSSASERVAFPIRGGEGQQLQLFYHLAKVKDNSPVSIDRVLEVEGFLLQQNNLMVVTGQLTRSLIEKAGLLTSKNNAVTIFILKNEAEILSQNELALMSAANSRGLRIVLVHKGDFKAVFSEVARR
- a CDS encoding vWA domain-containing protein → MIKRAITVTSILLLFLTGCSDKKDVSKEKPEAETDVEAVTAPQKKEENKQPEVKEETALTEIEAVKIPATIEEFASSMSGQLTKDFPYDKETASWPSTNTLKGIEDELTEHLRAAAKATGDTDILFKSFIYYLGNSAYDEVVPELMAFKPQFDEPYLPEPEEVSENKAIQEKAAPSKAIIMLDASSSMLLNVDGEQKMKIAKSAVRSFAKTIGATSEVSLYVYGHAGSQENKDKQLSCSKIEEVYPLQKYHEENFYKAVDGVEAKGWTPLAGALNKANEVSQSMDGDITLYIVSDGAETCDGNPVEEAKQFVQGEENRKVNIIGFDVDEKHENQLKAVAEAGQGEYFSAKNTEELKNTVIQKWVPPGMIEIMGKQWASPKGTFAIFWQDMDVDKMSQKISYAINVEQGRFRDAANVMLIEKMITEEQKDRLINKIEEHKEKLEQLNGQLKEQKKMEIDAEVNRIDQKINDWAKRMELLREENKK
- a CDS encoding DUF2207 domain-containing protein, coding for MKLTYSIFCLLVIVLLFHPMLAEAESFSIDQVDIHAFLLDNGDLYVEELFTYHFEGEFNGTTRTIGNDDHQGVKFFEGYLAPKDMKLLNYDPKTLKPLKVEREDLTYKVHTASKDETKKVFYRYLIEGAATKYEDTGQFYWRFFDEMNESDLHHLTIRMALYHDLSTTLKGQAFLHDLTGGSLKKSSQYGFIYENKLLPAEKTVEIRYLFPEDFLKNASFTEKEPMLSTFLSEEEAYQKWFAKRSRWEPVVENINDVFLGMAILLLFITIFYPRRLYRLFHKGVPIANLGEMDSFTLAVLHRKSQLQHSDIISSLFRLHQSGIISMEHTLARASYLEDEEAPDHTYHFTLLKDEQKLRHYERDIIDWLFTIDNTGKKSFSLDQLPFPTKTERQKNWRLEKEYKQAEKKFHQTFKKWRKSVLHDQELKKYVRVNPIRKWLNIAGYPLWILYSLLSAWMGKADLYNIVLILLFLTGGLAIMYIKKERRFALLAYLFIGSIITSIFTYEIDFMYITVSTALVITALFIPVLDITMKGVPYFKGIQSFKKAIRSGNFDFESSKGKMEKWYQHALSLNLFIELKIRYANIFSEQIEGLSPLLKIPAEAADIFQYPHQYYYRTYSSQSSGGSSGSGSSGSSGGSGGGGGAGAF
- a CDS encoding DUF4064 domain-containing protein, encoding MKRTAEFVLGLVGGIIGILVALSALFVAFIGFLADDAGAATVIVIIAFIFLIIQVAALIMSCLVNRMDHKLFGGLMITCGILSFPVSIFLMFIPSVLYIISGALGLRVLEAEPKSMELDTY